A part of Helicobacter fennelliae genomic DNA contains:
- a CDS encoding ClbS/DfsB family four-helix bundle protein has translation MSRPTTKLQLQEASQTNFEKLFAIIESIPLDAQNTHFAYNERDETLKDVLIHLYEWQNLLLTFVRTNLNKTSDFIPFLPPPYNFKTYPKMNWAIKEKHHATSLEHAKSLLYQSHTEVMELIATLPLKTLFVKKHYKWCGNTSLGSYCVSSTSSHYDWAIKCIKKYVRALK, from the coding sequence ATGTCTCGCCCTACGACAAAGTTGCAATTACAAGAAGCTTCACAGACAAATTTTGAAAAGCTCTTTGCAATTATTGAATCTATCCCGCTTGATGCCCAAAATACTCATTTTGCCTACAATGAACGCGACGAGACACTTAAAGATGTGCTTATCCATTTATATGAATGGCAGAATTTACTACTTACTTTTGTGCGGACAAATCTCAATAAAACTAGTGATTTTATCCCTTTTTTGCCGCCACCCTACAACTTCAAAACTTATCCAAAAATGAATTGGGCAATTAAAGAAAAACACCACGCCACTTCACTAGAACACGCAAAAAGTTTGCTTTATCAAAGCCATACAGAAGTAATGGAGCTTATCGCCACTTTACCGCTTAAAACACTTTTTGTGAAAAAGCATTATAAGTGGTGTGGCAACACAAGTCTTGGTAGCTATTGTGTGAGCAGCACTTCAAGTCATTATGACTGGGCAATAAAGTGTATTAAAAAGTATGTTAGGGCTTTAAAGTAG
- a CDS encoding ferritin-like domain-containing protein, translating to MAQELLESENLPSNTLDSYYLESSFQTQEIQHFFTDFHSPIRPLQNPSYQRFCTITHPTKIRRPKHIKSVQSLAKVLHSIVHIEYSAIDLALDAMYRFRHLPLQYYRDWLIVALQEANHFRLLLDSLHSLGYEYGDFAVHSQLFDAQSATQDFRDRMALLHRGLEANGLDANPFVVAKIERFEHESIPQILQTLEVILHDEIEHVRKGDFWWRYANTKTSPEDFLAILQNFKQFHSVPKILNHKARLQVGFSAEELECLTHLYSTNS from the coding sequence ATGGCACAAGAGCTATTAGAAAGTGAGAATCTGCCTTCAAACACACTAGATTCTTATTATTTAGAATCTAGCTTCCAAACGCAGGAGATACAGCATTTTTTTACCGACTTTCACTCCCCTATTCGCCCACTTCAAAACCCATCATATCAACGATTTTGCACTATCACCCACCCTACAAAAATCCGCCGCCCAAAGCATATCAAAAGCGTGCAATCCCTTGCTAAAGTATTGCATTCTATCGTGCATATTGAATATAGTGCGATTGATTTAGCCCTTGATGCGATGTATCGCTTTAGACATTTGCCCCTGCAATATTATCGTGATTGGCTTATTGTGGCATTGCAAGAGGCAAATCACTTTAGACTTTTGCTAGATTCACTTCATAGTTTAGGCTATGAATATGGAGATTTTGCTGTGCATTCCCAGCTTTTTGACGCACAGAGTGCTACGCAGGATTTTAGAGATAGAATGGCATTGCTTCATCGTGGCTTAGAAGCAAATGGACTTGATGCAAATCCTTTTGTGGTAGCTAAGATTGAGCGTTTTGAACACGAGAGTATTCCGCAGATTCTACAAACGCTTGAGGTTATCCTGCACGATGAGATAGAGCATGTAAGAAAAGGGGATTTTTGGTGGAGATATGCCAATACCAAAACAAGCCCAGAGGACTTTCTAGCAATACTTCAAAATTTTAAGCAATTCCACTCCGTGCCAAAGATACTCAATCACAAAGCAAGGCTACAAGTGGGCTTTTCTGCTGAAGAGCTGGAGTGTTTAACACACCTTTATTCCACAAATTCATAG
- the rpmE gene encoding 50S ribosomal protein L31, whose product MKKGIHPEYVPCKVTCVTSGKEIEVLSTKKELRIDISSFCHPFYTGSDKIADTTGRVERFRQKYNMK is encoded by the coding sequence ATGAAAAAAGGAATCCACCCAGAATATGTCCCTTGCAAAGTAACTTGCGTTACAAGCGGAAAAGAAATCGAAGTCTTAAGCACAAAAAAAGAGCTACGAATCGACATCTCAAGCTTTTGTCATCCTTTTTATACAGGAAGCGACAAAATCGCTGATACAACAGGGCGCGTTGAGCGATTCCGCCAAAAATACAATATGAAATAA
- the rsmI gene encoding 16S rRNA (cytidine(1402)-2'-O)-methyltransferase — protein sequence MLILVPTPIGNLFDITFRGLEALALADIIICEDTRMAKKLLSLLQERFCIQRIFDTPQKSSSQENLSRNPSQNLSSKILSLNPANKQFFSFHSHNQDEFIAKLDPCIFDKNVIYLSDAGMPSICDPGALLVQYAQAHNIAYEVLPGCCAFVLGFAFSGVESQDFVFGGFLPHKQNNRQKKLLELLRYGLPVIVYESPHRILDSLKDMVQVCNDASIFAIKEITKLHQSFVIGSPQDVLSKLQKSNIQGEWVIVICATPKRQLCLCYDEILALPLPPKLKSKLLAQISDKEAKQIYKELIAQ from the coding sequence GTGCTTATCCTTGTTCCGACACCCATTGGCAATCTTTTTGACATTACTTTTAGGGGGTTGGAAGCCTTAGCGTTAGCAGATATTATTATCTGCGAAGACACGCGTATGGCTAAAAAGCTTTTATCGCTTTTGCAAGAGAGATTTTGTATTCAGAGGATTTTTGATACTCCCCAAAAAAGCTCATCGCAAGAGAATCTATCACGAAATCCATCACAGAATCTATCGAGCAAAATTTTATCACTCAATCCCGCAAACAAGCAGTTTTTTTCTTTTCATTCGCACAATCAAGACGAATTTATCGCCAAGCTTGATCCTTGTATATTTGATAAAAATGTCATTTATCTTAGTGATGCTGGTATGCCAAGCATTTGCGATCCCGGCGCACTTTTGGTGCAATACGCACAAGCACATAATATAGCTTATGAGGTTTTGCCGGGGTGCTGTGCTTTTGTGCTTGGCTTTGCTTTTAGCGGGGTAGAATCTCAAGATTTTGTATTTGGCGGGTTTTTGCCACATAAGCAAAACAATCGTCAAAAAAAGCTCCTTGAATTGTTGCGCTATGGGCTTCCTGTGATCGTGTATGAGAGTCCTCATCGGATTTTGGATTCTCTCAAAGATATGGTGCAAGTCTGCAATGATGCCTCTATCTTTGCGATTAAAGAAATAACAAAACTTCATCAAAGCTTTGTGATAGGATCACCCCAAGATGTGCTCTCAAAGCTTCAAAAAAGCAATATCCAAGGAGAATGGGTGATTGTGATTTGTGCCACGCCAAAGCGACAACTTTGTTTGTGCTATGATGAGATTCTAGCCCTGCCTTTGCCACCCAAGCTCAAATCCAAACTTCTTGCGCAAATAAGCGACAAAGAGGCAAAGCAAATTTATAAGGAGCTCATAGCGCAATGA
- the rlmB gene encoding 23S rRNA (guanosine(2251)-2'-O)-methyltransferase RlmB produces the protein MIIYGKQVVLYAIKHCSEKIQQIYLAKEWDKHTFRQCANLNKPIIRLDPKKAQALAKGGNHQGILAEIAPILPCRFDELKQYSRILVLCGISDVGNLGAIFRSAYCLGVEGIIITQIQNPKLESIARTSSGAIFSLPFCIINNPLDVLNELKLAGFECYGADMRGENIAHLKPAQKWSLFLGNESEGLMTKISKKVDKILSIKMRNGFDSLNVSVAAGIVMAYLDSNT, from the coding sequence ATGATTATTTATGGCAAGCAAGTTGTGTTGTATGCAATCAAACATTGTTCAGAAAAAATCCAGCAAATCTATCTTGCTAAAGAATGGGATAAGCACACTTTTAGGCAATGCGCAAACCTCAATAAACCTATCATTAGGCTTGATCCAAAAAAAGCGCAAGCCCTCGCTAAAGGTGGCAATCATCAAGGGATTTTGGCAGAGATTGCACCGATTTTGCCTTGTAGGTTTGATGAGTTAAAGCAATATAGCAGAATCCTTGTTTTGTGTGGGATTAGCGATGTTGGAAATTTGGGGGCTATTTTTAGAAGTGCGTATTGTTTGGGAGTTGAGGGGATTATTATCACTCAGATTCAGAATCCAAAACTAGAATCTATCGCGCGCACTTCATCAGGAGCGATTTTTTCACTTCCATTTTGTATCATTAATAATCCGCTTGATGTGCTTAATGAGCTCAAACTCGCAGGATTTGAATGCTATGGCGCGGATATGAGAGGCGAGAATATCGCACATTTGAAGCCCGCGCAAAAATGGAGTTTGTTTTTGGGCAATGAAAGTGAGGGATTAATGACTAAAATTTCTAAAAAAGTTGATAAAATACTATCCATCAAAATGCGTAATGGTTTTGATTCCTTAAATGTAAGTGTTGCAGCGGGGATAGTGATGGCATATTTGGATTCTAATACATAA
- a CDS encoding LL-diaminopimelate aminotransferase, with protein MFDEIEFDKIKRLPKYVFAAINEIKLQMRQNGEDVIDFSMGNPDGATPQHIVDKLSQAAQKPKNHGYSVSRGIYKLRLAICEWYKNKYNVSLNPESEVCVTMGSKEGYVHLIQAITNPGDNAVVPDPAYPIHYYAFILSGANVARFAIKWNDKMELDYEAFFKSLQQVLTESIPKPKFVIVNFPHNPTTVIVYKDFYERLVQMAKKERFYIISDIAYADLTFGDYKTPSIMEVEGAKDVAVETYTLSKSYNMAGWRIGFVVGNQKMIAALQKIKSWLDYGIYTPMQVAATIALKGDQQCVKDIANTYEERMQVLIESFGNAGWDITPSKASMFVWARIPKCACHLGSMEFSKKLLQEAKIAVSPGVGFGQMGDEYVRIALIENKKRIRQAAKNLKAFLKQF; from the coding sequence ATGTTTGATGAGATTGAATTTGATAAGATAAAACGACTTCCAAAGTATGTCTTTGCGGCTATTAATGAAATAAAACTTCAAATGCGTCAAAATGGCGAAGATGTGATTGATTTTTCTATGGGGAATCCAGATGGTGCGACCCCGCAGCATATTGTCGATAAACTCTCTCAAGCAGCCCAAAAGCCCAAAAATCACGGCTATTCAGTGAGTCGCGGAATCTATAAATTACGATTGGCGATTTGTGAGTGGTATAAAAACAAATACAATGTCAGCCTCAATCCAGAATCTGAAGTGTGCGTAACAATGGGAAGCAAAGAAGGATATGTGCATCTTATCCAAGCTATCACAAATCCGGGCGATAATGCGGTGGTACCAGATCCAGCATATCCTATTCATTATTATGCTTTTATTTTGAGTGGGGCAAATGTCGCGCGTTTTGCGATCAAATGGAATGACAAAATGGAGCTTGATTATGAGGCATTTTTTAAGAGTTTGCAGCAGGTTTTGACAGAATCCATTCCTAAGCCAAAATTTGTTATTGTTAATTTTCCGCACAATCCAACGACTGTTATCGTCTACAAAGACTTTTATGAGCGATTGGTGCAAATGGCAAAAAAAGAGAGATTTTATATCATTAGTGATATTGCTTATGCTGATTTGACTTTTGGGGATTATAAGACGCCTTCGATCATGGAAGTAGAGGGCGCAAAAGATGTCGCAGTCGAGACTTATACATTGAGTAAATCCTACAATATGGCTGGCTGGAGGATAGGATTTGTCGTTGGCAATCAAAAAATGATTGCTGCATTGCAAAAAATCAAAAGTTGGCTTGATTATGGAATCTACACGCCTATGCAAGTCGCAGCGACAATCGCGCTTAAAGGCGATCAACAATGCGTAAAAGACATCGCAAACACATACGAAGAGCGAATGCAAGTGCTTATTGAGAGCTTTGGTAATGCAGGCTGGGATATAACGCCTTCAAAAGCAAGTATGTTTGTGTGGGCTAGGATTCCTAAATGTGCGTGCCATTTAGGCAGTATGGAGTTTTCAAAAAAGCTTCTTCAAGAAGCCAAAATAGCGGTAAGTCCGGGTGTGGGCTTTGGACAAATGGGCGATGAATATGTGAGGATTGCATTGATTGAAAACAAAAAAAGAATCCGCCAAGCAGCAAAAAACTTAAAAGCTTTTTTGAAGCAATTTTAA
- a CDS encoding chemotaxis protein, with protein sequence MSNLSQVDQVTNLHKNNELQLLCFRLEKGKDLYAVNVFKIREVVKYRGVITIVSHEKSSLVEGLITIRELTIPLIDMRKWFFYDEADKSKDLTPYKIQQDGDDDIVMICEFSRWTIGVRVYEADRILSKKWTEIEQSSGTIGNTANGKLVSRTRYFDGKLVQVVDIEKMLVDVFPWIEREKENDLEKVGQIRTSKIVLLADDSPSVLKTMQIILNRIGVEHYDFTNGKKLLDYIFAPTTDIKSVGMIITDLEMPEASGFEVIKQVKGNKKTAHIPIVVNSSMSGSSNEEMAMSLHADGFISKSNPLDIERMLKELMLK encoded by the coding sequence ATGTCGAATTTATCACAAGTTGATCAAGTTACCAATCTGCATAAAAATAATGAGCTTCAGCTATTGTGTTTCCGCCTTGAAAAAGGTAAAGATCTTTATGCTGTGAATGTATTTAAAATCCGAGAAGTAGTCAAATATCGTGGCGTGATTACGATTGTAAGCCATGAAAAAAGCTCTTTGGTGGAGGGATTGATTACGATTCGGGAATTAACGATTCCTTTGATTGATATGCGTAAATGGTTTTTTTATGATGAGGCTGATAAAAGCAAAGATCTTACCCCCTACAAAATCCAACAAGATGGCGATGATGATATTGTAATGATTTGTGAATTTTCTCGCTGGACTATTGGGGTGCGGGTGTATGAAGCAGACAGAATCCTAAGCAAAAAATGGACAGAAATCGAGCAAAGCTCTGGCACAATTGGCAATACCGCAAATGGAAAGCTTGTAAGCAGGACGCGGTATTTTGACGGGAAGCTTGTGCAGGTTGTGGACATTGAAAAAATGCTTGTTGATGTGTTTCCGTGGATTGAGCGAGAAAAAGAAAATGATCTTGAAAAAGTCGGGCAGATTCGGACTTCAAAAATCGTCTTGCTCGCAGATGACAGCCCAAGCGTGCTTAAAACAATGCAGATTATACTCAATCGTATCGGAGTTGAGCATTATGACTTTACAAATGGTAAAAAACTGCTTGATTATATTTTTGCCCCGACAACTGACATCAAGTCAGTGGGAATGATTATCACAGACCTTGAAATGCCGGAAGCAAGCGGATTTGAGGTAATCAAGCAAGTCAAAGGCAATAAAAAAACAGCGCATATTCCTATCGTTGTCAATTCATCAATGAGCGGAAGTAGCAACGAAGAAATGGCAATGTCTCTTCACGCAGATGGTTTTATCTCAAAATCTAACCCACTTGATATTGAGCGCATGCTAAAAGAACTTATGCTTAAATAA
- the nspC gene encoding carboxynorspermidine decarboxylase, translating to MRYFSIPTPSYVLEPQKLESNLKILHHIHTQTGAKILLALKGYAFWRRFDLVQQYLNGTTASGINEARLGFEEVGGRESDKEICVFSPAYKADEITALLPIATHIIFNSFNQWQTFKSAIDTKNKQLLSLGLSPISVGLRVNPMYSEVTPEIYNPCAKASRLGIIPEEFHKYAKMYGLEGIGGLHFHTHCEQNADALKRTLTHIENHFGVYIPQLKWLNLGGGHHITRQDYDVDLLIQIIQNIKQKYNDIEVFLEPGEAVGWQCGFLIGEVLDIVYNQKHIAILDVSASAHMPDCLEMPYRPNIFKVSLDENNNEVCEQDLGEQGKYHYRLGGATCLAGDVIGDFSFDTPLCVGDRVVFLDMLHYTIVKNTTFNGVPLPSLGVIENDEFVLLKSFDYSAYKERN from the coding sequence ATGCGCTACTTTTCTATTCCGACCCCAAGCTATGTTTTGGAGCCACAAAAGCTAGAATCTAATCTTAAGATTCTGCATCATATCCACACACAAACAGGTGCTAAGATTCTGCTCGCATTGAAAGGTTATGCGTTTTGGCGCCGTTTTGATCTAGTGCAACAATACCTCAATGGCACCACCGCAAGCGGAATCAATGAAGCAAGGCTTGGATTTGAAGAGGTTGGCGGAAGAGAGAGCGATAAAGAGATTTGTGTGTTTTCTCCAGCCTACAAAGCAGATGAGATCACAGCACTTCTACCCATTGCCACGCATATTATTTTTAATTCATTCAATCAATGGCAGACATTTAAATCCGCTATTGATACCAAAAATAAACAACTCTTATCGCTTGGGCTTAGCCCTATTTCTGTTGGTTTGCGGGTTAATCCTATGTATAGCGAAGTTACGCCAGAGATTTATAATCCATGCGCGAAGGCAAGTCGGCTTGGAATCATTCCAGAGGAATTCCATAAATATGCTAAGATGTATGGACTTGAGGGTATTGGTGGGCTTCATTTTCATACGCATTGCGAGCAAAACGCTGATGCCTTAAAGCGCACACTCACTCATATCGAAAACCATTTTGGAGTATATATTCCGCAACTAAAATGGCTAAATCTTGGTGGCGGACATCACATTACGCGTCAAGATTATGATGTGGATTTGCTTATCCAAATCATTCAAAACATCAAGCAAAAATATAATGACATAGAGGTGTTTTTGGAGCCGGGCGAGGCTGTGGGGTGGCAGTGTGGATTTTTGATTGGTGAGGTGCTTGATATTGTGTATAATCAAAAACATATCGCTATCCTTGATGTCAGCGCGAGCGCGCATATGCCGGATTGTCTTGAAATGCCTTATCGACCAAATATTTTTAAAGTTTCTCTTGATGAAAATAATAACGAAGTGTGTGAGCAGGATTTGGGCGAGCAGGGCAAATACCATTATCGCTTAGGTGGCGCAACTTGTTTGGCAGGAGATGTGATTGGTGATTTTAGCTTTGATACGCCGCTTTGTGTGGGAGATAGGGTAGTGTTTTTGGATATGTTACATTATACGATAGTCAAAAATACCACTTTTAATGGCGTGCCATTGCCTTCGCTTGGGGTGATTGAAAATGATGAATTTGTATTGCTAAAATCTTTTGATTATTCTGCGTATAAAGAGCGAAATTAG
- a CDS encoding aspartate-semialdehyde dehydrogenase, with translation MKTYTIGIVGATGAVGEEIIKILEEERFPAKKIVPLASANSVGRSIEAFGKEIPVLETTHSVFKEQGIDIAFFSAGGSVSKEFAPSAAESGALVIDNTSHFRMEKDIPLVVPEVNADDIKAWKKRGIIANPNCSTIQMVQVLAPLHEAFEIKRVDVSTYQAASGAGKRGMEELVMQMQKFFAFELNECEPQVFAHRLALNVIPHIDVFLDNDYTKEEMKMINETHKIMHTDFALSATCVRVPVLRSHSESITIAFKHKVQAKQAQEILKNAPNIVLMDEPLNKIYPMPSVATDTNHTYVGRIRVDNFDDHILHLWCVADQIRVGAATNAVRIAQKWIELQD, from the coding sequence ATGAAAACATACACTATTGGTATTGTCGGTGCGACTGGCGCGGTTGGCGAGGAGATAATAAAAATCCTAGAAGAAGAGCGTTTCCCTGCTAAGAAGATTGTCCCTCTTGCGAGCGCAAATAGCGTTGGCAGAAGTATCGAAGCGTTTGGCAAGGAGATTCCGGTATTAGAGACTACGCATAGTGTGTTTAAGGAGCAGGGCATTGATATTGCGTTTTTTTCCGCAGGGGGCAGTGTCAGCAAGGAGTTTGCGCCAAGTGCGGCAGAATCTGGAGCTTTGGTGATTGATAACACAAGCCATTTTAGAATGGAGAAAGATATTCCGCTTGTCGTCCCTGAAGTCAATGCTGATGACATCAAAGCATGGAAAAAAAGGGGCATTATCGCTAATCCAAATTGCTCGACCATACAAATGGTGCAGGTGCTAGCACCATTGCATGAAGCGTTTGAGATTAAGCGCGTTGATGTAAGCACATATCAAGCTGCAAGCGGTGCGGGCAAAAGAGGTATGGAAGAGCTTGTGATGCAAATGCAGAAGTTTTTTGCATTTGAGCTCAATGAGTGCGAGCCGCAAGTGTTTGCGCATCGTTTGGCACTGAATGTGATTCCTCATATTGATGTGTTTCTTGATAATGACTACACAAAAGAAGAGATGAAAATGATTAATGAGACGCATAAGATTATGCATACGGATTTTGCGCTAAGTGCTACTTGCGTGCGCGTACCTGTTTTGCGTAGTCATAGCGAATCAATCACTATCGCTTTCAAGCACAAAGTCCAAGCCAAACAAGCGCAAGAAATCCTCAAAAATGCGCCAAATATTGTGCTTATGGACGAGCCTTTGAATAAAATATATCCTATGCCATCAGTGGCTACGGATACAAATCACACTTATGTCGGCAGAATCCGAGTGGATAATTTTGATGATCACATTTTGCATTTGTGGTGCGTGGCTGATCAAATCCGCGTGGGAGCAGCGACAAATGCCGTGCGTATCGCGCAAAAATGGATAGAATTACAGGATTGA
- the hypE gene encoding hydrogenase expression/formation protein HypE: MQTIQLAQGSGGEATNKLINEVFLKHLDSAFLSKGEDAGVFEARGNMALSTDSFVITPLFFAGGDTGKLSVCGSSNDVAMMGAKPRFMSFGFIIEEGLALSELEAVIKSIATELQKTSIQILSADTKVVQKGGVDKLFINTTALGEIQLSNISSKHLQNGDVIILSAPIGSHGATIFMAREEIGIEGDLKSDCAQLYPMLEPIFKKQLCIHALRDATRGGLSAVLNEWARDSDKMIEINEQALMIENEVQGVCEILGLEAYMLANEGVCVIAAPESSAKEICALLQSHPLGAKASIIGRVIKNSTQVRPNARVVLQTQWGGKRFMEYPQGEILPRIC, translated from the coding sequence ATGCAAACCATACAACTTGCGCAAGGAAGTGGCGGAGAGGCGACAAATAAACTTATAAATGAGGTATTTTTGAAACATTTAGATTCTGCGTTTCTCTCAAAAGGCGAAGATGCAGGCGTGTTTGAAGCGCGCGGCAATATGGCTTTAAGCACAGATAGCTTTGTGATTACGCCATTATTTTTTGCAGGCGGAGATACAGGAAAGCTTAGCGTTTGCGGAAGTAGCAATGATGTAGCGATGATGGGCGCAAAGCCTAGATTTATGAGCTTTGGATTTATCATCGAGGAGGGATTGGCACTAAGTGAGCTTGAAGCAGTCATCAAAAGTATCGCCACAGAACTTCAAAAAACTTCAATCCAAATCCTAAGTGCTGATACAAAAGTCGTCCAAAAAGGCGGAGTCGATAAACTTTTCATCAACACAACAGCCCTAGGTGAAATACAACTCTCCAACATCTCCTCCAAACATTTGCAAAATGGCGATGTGATAATCCTCTCCGCGCCTATAGGCTCACATGGCGCAACGATATTTATGGCGCGAGAGGAAATCGGGATTGAGGGCGATCTCAAAAGCGACTGCGCGCAACTCTACCCAATGCTTGAGCCAATTTTTAAAAAGCAGCTTTGCATTCACGCTCTAAGAGACGCTACTCGTGGAGGGCTTTCGGCTGTTTTGAATGAATGGGCGCGAGATTCTGACAAGATGATTGAAATCAACGAGCAGGCATTAATGATAGAAAACGAGGTGCAGGGTGTGTGCGAGATTTTGGGGCTTGAGGCGTATATGCTCGCTAATGAAGGCGTGTGCGTGATAGCAGCCCCAGAATCTAGCGCAAAAGAGATATGCGCCCTACTACAATCCCACCCGCTTGGCGCAAAAGCTTCAATCATCGGCAGAGTCATCAAAAATAGCACGCAAGTGCGACCAAATGCGCGTGTCGTGCTTCAAACCCAATGGGGCGGCAAAAGATTTATGGAATACCCACAAGGCGAGATTCTACCTAGAATCTGCTAA